In one window of Rhinoderma darwinii isolate aRhiDar2 chromosome 7, aRhiDar2.hap1, whole genome shotgun sequence DNA:
- the LOC142657318 gene encoding platelet glycoprotein IX-like: MLIGSYLILFGIWFLTVNGSDCPVQCKCINLTANSLRVDCSSQNLKTFPIIPKETEELYLQENLLTVVPAGAFDNLINLKKLNLSSNPLHCDCKIRYLIMWLSDGNMDGVSGIKCVYPSPLYGKPVSQLTGNEITSCWRHTRLCSDFLFNDAFLYAFLFLLVFLMILCLKTFKKIKFKIKVSDNDIELRTYQTPKVSILRRRPF; encoded by the coding sequence atGCTGATTGGCTCATACCTAATACTTTTTGGGATCTGGTTCCTGACAGTTAATGGAAGTGATTGTCCTGTACAATGTAAATGTATAAACTTGACTGCTAATTCATTACGAGTGGACTGCAGCTCCCAGAACCTGAAGACATTTCCAATCATACCCAAGGAAACAGAAGAGTTGTACTTGCAGGAGAACCTATTAACAGTAGTCCCTGCTGGGGCCTTTGATAACTTGATAAACCTAAAAAAGTTGAATTTATCTTCCAACCCTCTACATTGTGACTGCAAGATCAGGTACTTAATTATGTGGCTCTCTGATGGAAACATGGACggagtcagcgggataaaatgtgtctATCCCTCTCCGCTGTATGGAAAACCAGTCAGCCAGTTAACAGGAAACGAAATCACTTCTTGCTGGAGGCACACAAGACTCTGCTCAGACTTTCTATTTAATGATGCTTTTCTTTACGCTTTCCTTTTCCTCTtggtctttctaatgatcttatgCTTGAAAACTTTTAAAAAGATAAAGTTTAAAATCAAAGTAAGTGATAATGACATTGAGTTAAGGACATATCAGACACCTAAAGTTAGTATTCTTAGGAGAAGACCTTTTTAA